Below is a genomic region from Gillisia sp. Hel_I_86.
ATAACGAAGCAAATAAAGTATTTAGAATGCTTGTTCTTCGGTTTAGTTGCATTCCAAGAGCCACAAAAGAGAACATGCTCACCGCGCGCACCACAGATGGTGAAAGCCCGGCTATCAATGCAAATCCCCACAGCGCAATTAAAAGCATCACAGTTTTAATGAGTTTTCCATATCTCCATCGCTCCATGAATTTTAAGCCCCAGTTAAGCATAAATAAAATGATCCCAACGTGTAATCCAGAAACTGCGAGAATATGAATTACTCCTGCTGCAGCATAATTCTGCTGAATTTCTGGGGATAGTTCTTGGCGCTGGCCCAGTAACAAAGCTTGGATCACGGCAAGTTCATCTTTTTTAAAATTTTGCTTTTTGAGCCTGACGATAATTTTCTCCCGGAGTTTCCCCGCATAAGATCTTAGCGAAATATTGGAATTAGCGAGGGTGTCTAATTGACCATGGGAAATATTCAGTTGCTTATAGACTCCCAAGGTCTTCATATAGCGACTATAATCGAATTGGTAAGGATTTAAGCTTCCTTTTATATCCTCAATTTGTCCTGAAACACAAATGGCTTGGCCAACCTTCAGCTTAGGTAATAAACTGTTCCTCGATATATTTAAAAGCAATTTTCCTTCAGTAGTTTTGAAGTTCAATTCTCGCACCTTCAAAATATACCTATCTTGATAAAGGCCCGGTTTAAGTATTTCGAATACTTCAGCAATTAAAAGTGGGGAGGTCTCCTTTACATCCGTTGGAACCTGATTTGTATAATGATCTGGATTGTTTTTCGGGGAATGGGAATAGGAGCTAAGAGCGCCAAGATAGATGAACATACAAAATACCAGCACGCCAAAAATGGGATTTTGGAGGAAGCTCCTTTTTGCTGAATAAAATGAAATGATGAATGCAAATAATAGAACAACACCAATGGTTAGAATTATGAATGGCGTGAATTCGAAATAAAACCCCAATAGTACCCCAACTATTAGGGAAAAAGCAAGTTTTATAAGTGTGAAATTGTACAATCCCCAAAAGTCTAAGTTGCTCTTGAAGATAGTAAATAATTAGATTACTCGTCTTGCCATCACGAAATGTTCAAACCAATAATCGTCTGCCAATGAAGATATTATAACTCCCCTTGAGGAGGAAGAGTGAATAAAAAGAATGTGACCTGACTGAATTTCCACCACCAA
It encodes:
- a CDS encoding ComEC/Rec2 family competence protein yields the protein MYNFTLIKLAFSLIVGVLLGFYFEFTPFIILTIGVVLLFAFIISFYSAKRSFLQNPIFGVLVFCMFIYLGALSSYSHSPKNNPDHYTNQVPTDVKETSPLLIAEVFEILKPGLYQDRYILKVRELNFKTTEGKLLLNISRNSLLPKLKVGQAICVSGQIEDIKGSLNPYQFDYSRYMKTLGVYKQLNISHGQLDTLANSNISLRSYAGKLREKIIVRLKKQNFKKDELAVIQALLLGQRQELSPEIQQNYAAAGVIHILAVSGLHVGIILFMLNWGLKFMERWRYGKLIKTVMLLIALWGFALIAGLSPSVVRAVSMFSFVALGMQLNRRTSILNTLFASLLILLLIHPLYIFQVGFQLSYSAVFAIVVFQPAITKLVNTENRSLRYFWKIVSVTLAAQIGVLPLSLFYFHQFPGLFLVSNILILPFMGLILAVGIFLIFLLLIGLNPLLLPKTYAWMISIVNELVAYIASKDTFIIKDISFSLMLCIAFFAFLISVSLLLKKSSFKNLSVVLSSILLIQLVFIYERYEKPKNEFVIFHRARNTDIGITSDYSFNYYTSDVQQKPSFITGYEIGNKHQVDTILALRNMYSFAEKDILVLDSLGIYKLPDFYPKLILLTNSPKINMERLILELQPEQIIADGSNYKNLIEKWKETAFIKKIPFHATGEKGSFIIKSVKATEGN